The following proteins are co-located in the Pyricularia oryzae 70-15 chromosome 1, whole genome shotgun sequence genome:
- a CDS encoding PLK protein kinase yields MVAKGIDMEALSPRDANAQRPQRVNDLKTKAAAQLKANKEKEHPPPPPPHVTEPPSNDCKDGNVYQVGKLLGKGGFAVCYEGQLPGTRKRFALKIVKSKMPSKMEQKFQTELQIHSKMRQVNIVQFYRAFSFESSTYLVLELCPNGSLMDMVKRRKGVTEAEVRFYAVQIAGAIKYMHSKGIIHRDLKMGNIFLDRQMNAKIGDFGLAALLVTGRDMQTIRRTTLCGTPNYIAPEILEKGRKGHDHNVDIWSLGVIVFAMLTSKPPFQSTTTDEIYRRARERDYEWPTMESLNRIISKEAKDLVATMLEDADRRPDPDSIVQHPFFLAGYMPSSDDMTPKLREYPPDNECFYNYPRNEEEEVENLLALKEMCKSCEVGPWNEMQVVHRPVWREMAAEEKAGLTPIIPLEEGIVYRPFDEVAKEIRAQQKFAPQNSTSQARPKSEEPSQAPRNPLPDSAKPLPQSFAAQQRAQGRTAKAPGTIRLQDMREATAKQPSTVRSRAKKEADVVVSVAPVDVPPETLSSIPRSVSGQSLPAREQTLTLRGTTRSSRPQLTSSRTEPILRKASGDSDVQPAATRRSATPPAATQSNDQVSLFNPLELREKVPETRPDLVLDRLRKLQAELERALNSRSMAYVSTREKTPSPPHIVVKWVDYTNKFGLGYILSDGTIGCILRQMPTNDGAKSPMLPPACLLVHDGERHIRRKNDLSYPDRHQILPMGESIYFYENYGEDGLSRVRVDPRNFKVPVGPDGVAAKLSAGKDVFDHRKRERIVLWKKFANYMLAYGRELEGEGDEAPIPIPKMTDLTAAPSDLVTFYQRFGDVGCWHFSDGHVQFNFPDHTKIVLDSTGTWCHFWHLPEDAANNLATEGTLDESSLDARSVLSYPLQTLLNFTVPSKATSRTANASRCRPEIPAELQSIPSANDFRRKIDFIKNVVKEWVVNGGIGNSDMSRDRRIRWAGYRETKTTQGPLKHVWVTIGSRRGDERYTTMWDPRKPNEFGPDIDDTKKP; encoded by the exons ATGGTAGCCAAGGGCATCGACATGGAGGCATTGTCTCCGAGAGATGCTAATGCCCAGCGCCCGCAGAGGGTCAATGACTTGAAGACCAAAGCTGCGGCACAGCTCAAGGCCAACAAGGAGAAGGAacacccgccgccgccgccaccacacGTAACCGAGCCGCCAAGCAACGACTGCAAAGATGGTAACGTCTACCAGGTCGGCAAGCTGCTGGGCAAGGGTGGCTTCGCCGTTTGCTACGAGGGCCAGCTCCCCGGAACACGGAAAAGGTTTGCTCTCAAGATCGTCAAGAGCAAGATGCCCAGCAAGATGGAGCAGAAG TTCCAAACTGAGTTGCAAATACACTCCAAAATGCGACAGGTCAACATTGTCCAGTTCTACCGCGCATTCTCTTTTGAGAGCTCCACCTACCTTGTGCTGGAGCTGTGTCCCAACGGGTCTCTGATGGATATGGTCAAGCGCCGCAAGGGAGTCACCGAGGCAGAGGTTCGCTTCTACGCTGTTCAGATCGCCGGCGCCATCAAGTACATGCACTCCAAGGGAATCATCCACCGTGACTTGAAGATGGGGAACATCTTCCTCGACAGGCAAATGAACGCAAAGATTGGTGACTTTGGCCTGGCTGCGCTACTGGTTACGGGCAGAGATATGCAAACCATCCGAAGGACGACGCTCTGCGGAACACCAAACTATATTGCCCCCGAGATCCTGGAGAAGGGTCGAAAGGGACATGACCACAACGTTGACATCTGGAGCTTGGGAGTGATAGT GTTTGCTATGCTGACTTCGAAACCGCCTTTCCAATCTACCACAACGGACGAGATCTACCGACGCGCACGGGAACGAGATTATGAGTGGCCAACTATGGAAAGCTTAAACAGGATAATCAGCAAAGAGGCTAAGGATCTCGTTGCAACTATGCTCGAAGATGCAGACAGGAGGCCTGACCCAGACAGCATCGTTCAGCACCCATTCTTCCTAGCTGGTTACATGCCTTCGTCAGACGACATGACCCCGAAGCTGCGGGAATATCCTCCGGACAACGAGTGCTTCTATAATTATCCCCGCaatgaggaagaggaggtcGAGAACCTGTTAGCTCTCAAGGAGATGTGCAAATCCTGCGAGGTGGGACCGTGGAACGAGATGCAGGTGGTACACCGTCCAGTATGGAGGGAGATGGCCGCTGAGGAGAAGGCAGGCCTGACTCCCATTATTCCGTTGGAAGAAGGCATTGTCTACCGACCCTTTGACGAGGTTGCCAAGGAGATTAGAGCACAGCAGAAGTTTGCACCTCAGAACTCGACTTCCCAGGCCAGACCAAAGTCGGAGGAGCCCAGCCAGGCTCCCCGGAATCCTCTTCCAGACTCAGCAAAGCCACTACCTCAGAGCTTTGCGGCTCAGCAACGGGCTCAGGGAAGGACCGCCAAAGCTCCGGGCACCATTCGACTTCAGGATATGCGGGAAGCCACTGCCAAACAGCCCAGTACTGTGCGCAGCAGAGCAAAGAAGGAGGCAGATGTCGTGGTATCTGTAGCACCGGTAGACGTCCCACCAGAGACGTTGTCTAGCATTCCTAGGAGTGTGTCGGGCCAGTCGCTCCCAGCGCGCGAGCAAACCCTCACCCTGCGTGGCACCACGCGATCATCCAGGCCACAGCTCACAAGCAGCCGGACTGAGCCCATTCTCCGAAAAGCTAGCGGTGATTCGGATGTGCAACCTGCAGCAACACGCCGAAGTGCCACACCACCTGCAGCAACACAGAGCAATGACCAGGTTAGCTTGTTCAACCCTTTGGAACTTCGAGAGAAGGTCCCAGAGACGAGACCCGACCTCGTTTTGGATCGTCTCAGGAAACTACAGGCCGAGCTGGAGCGGGCTCTCAATTCACGATCGATGGCGTACGTCTCGACGCGAGAGAAGACGCCGTCACCGCCGCACATAGTGGTTAAGTGGGTTGACTATACCAACAAATTCGGCCTCGGTTACATCCTGAGCGATGGCACCATTGGCTGCATCTTGAGGCAGATGCCAACCAACGACGGCGCCAAGTCCCCGATGTTGCCGCCAGCCTGTCTCTTGGTCCACGATGGTGAACGCCACATACGAAGAAAGAACGATTTGTCGTACCCAGACCGCCATCAAATCCTGCCTATGGGAGAAAGCATCTACTTCTACGAAAACTATGGGGAGGACGGCCTGTCACGGGTACGGGTAGACCCACGGAACTTCAAAGTTCCTGTTGGTCCCGACGGGGTTGCTGCCAAGCTTTCGGCAGGCAAAGACGTCTTCGACCATCGTAAGCGTGAGCGAATCGTGCTTTGGAAAAAATTTGCCAACTACATGCTTGCGTACGGGCGCGAACTCGAGGGCGAAGGTGACGAGGCTCCTATCCCGATACCAAAGATGACCGACCTCACGGCCGCTCCGAGCGACCTGGTCACATTTTACCAACGTTTTGGTGACGTCGGCTGCTGGCACTTTAGCGATGGTCATGTCCAG TTCAACTTCCCTGACCATACCAAAATTGTGCTGGATTCCACAGGCACTTGGTGCCACTTCTGGCACCTGCCCGAGGATGCTGCCAACAACCTGGCTACCGAAGGCACCCTCGACGAGTCATCCTTGGACGCGCGGAGTGTCCTCTCTTACCCTCTCCAGACCCTGCTGAACTTCACCGTTCCTTCTAAGGCGACTTCGCGTACCGCCAACGCTTCTCGATGCCGCCCCGAGATCCCGGCCGAGCTGCAGAGCATTCCCAGTGCCAACGACTTCCGGCGCAAGATTGATTTCATCAAGAACGTGGTCAAGGAGTGGGTGGTAAACGGCGGGATCGGAAACAGCGACATGTCGCGCGACCGCCGTATCCGCTGGGCTGGCTACCGTGAGACCAAGACCACCCAGGGCCCGCTCAAGCACGTCTGGGTGACTATAGGGTCACGGCGTGGCGATGAGCGTTACACCACAATGTGGGATCCGCGCAAGCCCAACGAGTTTGGCCCCGATATTGACGACACCAAGAAGCCATAG
- a CDS encoding WD-40 repeat family protein translates to MPPLHLSEEPPAAIPWMQSSSSVPDLHPSGGARLESTSPNGLGSSGSSDGGRSAQNTTVTYMHSSRPRSTSRSRPRTDDALPQAQGKQVWSPDDDDDEDDQSDHGVPLQYYSPPDHTANAVGNMEDEEDVAPLPASPPADHDDNIDLVISATHMNSPDHPSMSIPETDYYPFGLPGGDDGESIIDPDYMDVVSMLNNHDVDMDSEDDDHAVGSPHQFQSMFSTAVPPPSLPPFGDVFGEFLAAPELPHFSNPGPPLIGAGGASNSSMPASVYQIDEAEYQAAMNIVGFELGSISPILAISGAGQPLGAPIYLPVFEHLLTNGNLLAPTNLGLDAFVSRWARQARSGMRAHGPRSKVPQIDNAQKQWKRDAFYVEYKDLNGDRCDMQGVDWQDMGVTRNEARERRLLTYHNFVNTKGADIWRPHLPDVVLPKTDNFFRFRRMEIQKNTHLAHFQLRNLTACTSRSKVFYTGKGVVHQYDPVSGKTEVALNQQESTEVPIATIDAAHGVLVSGNFNGEYVVRNLNGDYEGEEQKQTWGTLTTSPSAITNHAQVEKPRRSNVPHAYFASNDAGFRVLDIATDTIVHETMFPFPINCSAVSPDSQLRVMVGDHQDVLVIPAEGGRIQFRASSGRRHGEDGGIKIEPEQTLRAHRDHGFACAWADDGWTVATGFQDRVVTIWDARSWRRPLASIRTEMAGCRSLRFSPAGSGQRVLVAAEEADFVNIIDARTFETKQTVDVFSEIGGVAFEPEQGRELFVFLPDSTRGGILQLERCMDVNGSADEVEQYRRGPLQAREVVKSGGDGKPNSKLVWPGSYGNYRGRGYASRRPWDREAGLESASDATALPYDWPQENIAFSTRWSRQARARRRNISAALDGQAFF, encoded by the exons ATGCCGCCACTGCACCTGTCGGAAGAGCCCCCCGCTGCGATTCCATGGATGCAATCTTCGTCTTCCGTGCCTGATTTGCATCCATCCGGCGGCGCGCGACTCGAATCGACATCCCCCAACGGTCTcggcagcagcggctccTCGGACGGCGGCCGTTCCGCTCAGAATACAACTGTCACCTACATGCACTCCTCGAGACCCCGGTCAACATCACGATCACGACCACGGACCGACGATGCACTTCCCCAGGCGCAGGGTAAACAGGTTTGGAGTccagatgacgacgacgatgaggatgatCAGTCAGATCATGGCGTGCCCCTGCAGTACTACAGCCCACCCGACCACACCGCAAATGCTGTGGGAAACATGGAAGATGAAGAGGACGTAGCGCCACTGCCAGCCTCGCCACCTGCCGACCATGATGATAACATTGACTTGGTCATCTCTGCAACACATATGAACTCGCCGGACCATCCTTCGATGTCAATACCTGAAACCGACTATTACCCATTCGGACTTCCCGGCGGTGACGACGGCGAATCCATCATCGACCCAGATTACATGGATGTAGTATCTATGCTCAACAACCACGATGTCGACATGGATAGCGAAGATGATGACCATGCGGTTGGATCTCCTCACCAGTTCCAGTCCATGTTTTCGACCGCAGTTCCCCCTCCGTCCTTACCTCCATTCGGCGATGTATTCGGGGAGTTCCTAGCGGCGCCCGAGCTGCCTCATTTCTCCAACCCGGGCCCGCCTCTCATAGGCGCAGGTGGGGCTTCGAACTCTTCCATGCCAGCCAGCGTCTATCAAATCGACGAAGCAGAATACCAGGCAGCAATGAACATAGTGGGGTTCGAACTGGGCTCAATAAGCCCTATTTTGGCGATCTCAGGGGCTGGCCAGCCGCTTGGCGCACCCATTTACCTCCCAGTCTTTGAGCATTTGCTCACCAACGGCAACCTGCTGGCGCCGACCAACTTGGGGCTAGATGCCTTTGTGTCCCGCTGGGCGCGCCAGGCCCGCAGTGGTATGCGAGCCCACGGACCTCGAAGCAAGGTACCCCAGATAGACAATGCCCAGAAGCAGTGGAAACGAGATGCCTTCTACGTCGAATACAAAGACCTCAATGGCGACAGGTGTGACATGCAGGGTGTTGACTGGCAAGACATGGGCGTCACGAGAAATGAGGCCCGGGAACGGAGGTTGTTGACATACCACAATTTCGTCAACACCAAGGGCGCAGATATATGGAGG CCACACTTGCCTGATGTCGTACTGCCCAAGACCGATAATTTCTTTCGGTTCAGGCGCATGGAGATTCAGAAGAATACCCACCTGGCCCATTTTCAGCTGCGCAATCTGACTGCGTGCACGTCTCGAAGCAAAGTTTTCTACACTGGCAAGGGCGTTGTTCATCAGTACGATCCCGTCTCCGGGAAGACTGAGGTTGCCCTGAATCAACAGGAGAGCACCGAGGTGCCCATTGCGACCATCGACGCCGCGCATGGTGTCCTAGTGAGCGGCAATTTCAACGGGGAGTATGTTGTGCGCAATCTGAATGGCGATTATGAAGGTGAAGAGCAGAAACAGACATGGGGTACATTGACTACCAGCCCGTCTGCCATTACCAACCACGCACAGGTCGAGAAGCCACGTCGATCCAATGTTCCACACGCATACTTCGCCTCAAATGATGCAGGCTTCCGCGTCCTGGATATCGCTACCGACACCATTGTACATGAGACAATGTTCCCCTTTCCCATCAACTGCAGCGCCGTGTCACCCGACTCCCAGCTGCGGGTTATGGTGGGCGATCACCAGGACGTTCTTGTCATCCCCGCCGAGGGGGGCCGCATTCAGTTCCGGGCATCGTCGGGCCGGCGTCATGGCGAGGATGGAGGCATCAAGATAGAGCCTGAGCAAACGTTGAGGGCGCATCGCGATCACGGGTTTGCGTGCGCATGGGCTGACGACGGCTGGACGGTAGCGACAGGGTTCCAGGACCGCGTCGTGACAATATGGGACGCTCGCAGCTGGCGCAGACCGTTGGCCAGCATCCGGACAGAAATGGCAGGTTGTCGGTCACTCCGCTTCAGTCCAGCTGGGTCCGGCCAACGCGTGCTGGTTGCAGCAGAGGAGGCTGACTTTGTGAACATCATCGATGCCCGCACCTTCGAGACCAAGCAGACTGTCGATGTCTTCAGCGAGATTGGTGGTGTTGCGTTCGAACCCGAGCAGGGCCGCGAGCTGTTTGTGTTCTTGCCCGACAGCACCCGTGGTGGTATTTTACAATTGGAGCGGTGCATGGACGTCAATGGGTCTGCGGACGAGGTTGAGCAATACAGACGCGGCCCGCTGCAGGCGAGAGAAGTTGTGAagagcggcggcgacggcaaaCCTAATTCAAAGTTGGTCTGGCCGGGTAGCTATGGAAATTATCGGGGGCGTGGGTATGCCTCAAGACGTCCATGGGACCGAGAGGCCGGCCTGGAATCCGCATCGGATGCTACTGCACTGCCATACGACTGGCCCCAGGAGAACATAGCCTTTTCGACGCGATGGAGCCGGCAGGCACGCGCCAGAAGAAGGAACATCAGCGCTGCTCTCGACGGGCAAGCATTTTTCTAA